A single genomic interval of Daucus carota subsp. sativus chromosome 1, DH1 v3.0, whole genome shotgun sequence harbors:
- the LOC108194266 gene encoding myb family transcription factor MOF1: protein MSSCARTGGVRQYIRSKVPRLRWTPDLHNCFVHAIQRLGGQDKATPKLVLQLMDVRGLTISHVKSHLQMYRSMKTDPNVEEGGSSFVNQSRKKGCKEEEDDNDGSIEEETSVGYLASLQKPLMQVSNSHHSHFGFNTSPKPPAKRARITDQNLQCNQHETMSMNRYSYKSYMGAQKSEEDPISTAFSPAHQFFHNLSLFTHALMGDSYLPEVAEQEDKACTAVRRKRKLDEDPLNPENIHDGCGLSLSLSLQHPSTQKSNASSMSDISEAISSSYFNANLSNSTGSSQELNLDLSISLSGA, encoded by the exons ATGAGTTCTTGTGCAAGAACTGGAGGGGTGAGACAGTACATAAGATCAAAAGTTCCTCGTTTGAGATGGACTCCTGATCTTCACAACTGTTTCGTTCATGCCATTCAGAGGCTTGGTGGCCAAGATA AGGCTACCCCTAAGCTTGTTCTTCAGTTGATGGATGTAAGAGGACTCACTATTTCACATGTCAAAAGCCATCTCCAG ATGTATAGAAGCATGAAGACTGATCCTAATGTTGAAG AGGGAGGGAGTAGCTTTGTCAACCAGAGCAGAAAAAAGGGTTGCaaggaagaagaagatgataatGATGGAAGTATAGAAGAAGAGACAAGTGTGGGTTACCTTGCATCATTACAAAAACCCCTCATGCAAGTATCTAATTCTCATCATAGCCACTTTGGCTTCAATACCAGTCCTAAACCACCTGCAAAAAG AGCTAGAATCACAGATCAGAATCTCCAATGCAACCAACATGAGACAATGTCGATGAATCGGTACAGTTACAAATCTTATATGGGGGCTCAGAAAAGTGAGGAGGATCCGATTTCCACAGCCTTCTCTCCGGCTCATCAGTTCTTCCACAACCTCAGTCTCTTTACCCATGCACTCATGGGAGATTCTTATCTTCCTGAG GTTGCTGAACAAGAAGATAAAGCATGCACCGCAGTAAGAAGGAAACGCAAACTTGATGAAGACCCCTTGAACCCGGAAAATATACATGATGGTTGTGGATTATCATTGTCGCTCTCGTTGCAGCATCCATCCACTCAGAAGAGCAATGCTTCTTCCATGAGTGATATCAGTGAAGCAATCTCTTCGTCGTATTTTAATGCCAATCTGAGCAACTCCACTGGCTCATCACAGGAGCTTAATTTAGATCTATCCATTTCTTTATCTGGTGCCTAA
- the LOC108200482 gene encoding protein indeterminate-domain 4, chloroplastic-like has protein sequence MAASSSATFFGLKQEELLNLQHSSGGANSVMASSASAAAPQRKKRNQPGTPSPDAEVIALSPDTLMATNRFVCEVCNKGFQREQNLQLHRRGHNLPWKLKQKTNRDVRKKVYLCPEPGCVHHDPSRALGDLTGIKKHFSRKHGEKKFRCEKCNKKYAVHSDWKAHSKTCGTKEYRCECGTTFSRRDSFVTHRAFCDALAQETARHTLLPASLSNMAATIYAHASGVMSSLGSSGPLVSADRQEPSSPVFGLGAPAAAPRSSFTGFLSGQSAGGSAFRPIQSLTMPVQPPEAKHNFSRFSDFSGLQGFSNNTTSAGPMFNLGFNGNADVDSPHHEVDLNMNSPGLLTGLMMNADPPPVYSHINTIQSPQLSATALLQKAALMGSSTSSAALMKGLGSSSSSGVKFSNYGGAFGAGILSGGGGASASIFQDMYSSINAGGGGYGNGGFGGGMGFSGNNPYGGVMYNVKNDHEGMELDEKENSMAMEPQSVQSGYCDKLTRDFLGMGKRRTSFSGGMEDDHKGNGIASNSPDSEATTSAEPNPFVLSRRGF, from the exons ATGGCTGCTTCTTCATCTGCAACTTTCTTTGGTTTGAAACAagaagagcttctgaatcttcaaCATTCCTCCGGAGGAGCGAACTCGGTTATGGCTTCTTCTGCGTCAGCTGCTGCTCCTCAGAGAAAAAAGAGAAACCAGCCCGGAACTCCTA GTCCTGATGCTGAGGTGATAGCTCTATCTCCGGATACACTAATGGCTACAAATCGATTTGTTTGTGAGGTATGCAACAAGGGTTTTCAGAGGGAGCAAAACTTGCAGCTGCACAGAAGAGGACACAATCTTCCGTGGAAGCTTAAGCAAAAGACAAACCGGGACGTGAGGAAGAAGGTCTACCTTTGCCCTGAACCTGGCTGCGTCCATCACGATCCGTCAAGGGCTCTCGGGGACCTCACTGGAATTAAGAAACACTTCTCCCGCAAGCATGGTGAGAAGAAATTTAGGTGCGAAAAGTGTAACAAAAAATATGCAGTGCACTCCGACTGGAAGGCTCACTCTAAGACTTGCGGCACTAAAGAGTACAGATGTGAATGTGGCACTACCTTCTCAAG GCGTGATAGCTTCGTGACTCATCGAGCCTTCTGTGATGCGCTTGCTCAAGAGACGGCACGTCATACACTGCTCCCCGCATCACTCAGCAACATGGCTGCTACAATTTACGCACACGCTAGTGGCGTTATGAGCAGCTTGGGCTCGTCCGGGCCTCTCGTTTCAGCTGACCGTCAGGAGCCATCGTCTCCTGTATTCGGGCTTGGTGCTCCAGCAGCTGCGCCAAGAAGTTCATTCACTGGCTTCCTATCAGGCCAGTCTGCTGGTGGATCTGCTTTTCGACCCATCCAGTCGCTCACAATGCCTGTTCAGCCACCCGAAGCTAAGCATAATTTCTCAAGATTTTCTGATTTTTCGGGCCTTCAGGGCttttcaaacaacactacttctgCTGGCCCTATGTTCAACTTGGGATTTAATGGCAACGCTGATGTGGACAGTCCTCATCACGAGGTTGATCTTAACATGAACAGCCCCGGTCTTCTTACTGGTTTGATGATGAATGCGGATCCTCCTCCGGTTTATAGTCATATTAATACTATTCAGTCTCCGCAGCTATCAGCTACAGCTCTCCTTCAAAAGGCGGCGCTCATGGGAAGCTCTACAAGCAGCGCTGCCTTGATGAAGGGCTTGGGAAGCTCTTCGTCTAGCGGAGTAAAGTTTAGTAACTATGGTGGAGCTTTCGGAGCTGGAATATTGAGTGGAGGTGGCGGGGCTAGTGCAAGTATATTTCAAGATATGTACAGCTCAATCAATGCAGGTGGTGGGGGTTATGGGAATGGAGGGTTTGGAGGCGGAATGGGATTTAGCGGAAACAACCCATACGGAGGAGTAATGTACAATGTCAAGAATGATCATGAGGGGATGGAATTGGATGAAAAGGAGAATAGCATGGCTATGGAGCCGCAAAGTGTTCAAAGCGGGTACTGTGACAAGCTTACTAGGGATTTTCTCGGCATGGGAAAGAGGAGGACAAGCTTTAGTGGTGGAATGGAGGATGATCACAAAGGGAATGGAATAGCATCGAACTCGCCGGATAGTGAAGCAACCACCTCAGCTGAGCCTAACCCCTTTGTCCTGAGCCGCCGCGGCTTTTGA